Proteins encoded within one genomic window of Microbacterium sp. zg-B185:
- a CDS encoding DnaJ C-terminal domain-containing protein: MASQDWFDKDFYKVLGVDKSVSEADLKKTYRKLARTYHPDSNQGDAKAEAKFKEVSEAYSVLSDPEQRKEYDQIRAMGSGARFTAGDQPGGFEDVFSMFGQGRGARQAAPEDFDDIFSMFNQQQGGGFGSGRFGQPSGGFRGYGGPRRGADVTARTTIDFITATRGETITLQGEDGKPFKVKIPAGVADGQKIRLRGRGRPSPDGGESGDIVVQVAVRPHPVFTREGLNLRVTVPVTFTEAALGATIEVPTLGGDPVKLRVAPGTPSGRVLRVKGRGVQTGKGTGDLLAEVQVAVPSHLDEAAREALQRFHDLEPKENPRADLMSKARG; encoded by the coding sequence ATGGCCAGTCAAGACTGGTTCGACAAGGACTTCTACAAGGTCCTGGGTGTCGATAAGAGCGTCAGCGAGGCCGACCTGAAGAAGACCTACCGCAAGCTCGCGCGCACGTACCACCCCGACTCCAATCAGGGTGACGCGAAGGCGGAGGCCAAGTTCAAAGAGGTCAGCGAGGCGTACTCGGTGCTCTCCGACCCGGAACAGCGCAAGGAGTACGACCAGATCCGGGCGATGGGCTCGGGGGCTCGTTTCACGGCGGGCGATCAGCCCGGCGGGTTCGAGGACGTCTTCAGCATGTTCGGGCAGGGCCGTGGCGCCCGCCAGGCGGCGCCGGAGGACTTCGACGACATCTTCAGCATGTTCAACCAGCAGCAGGGCGGCGGTTTCGGCTCCGGTCGGTTCGGCCAGCCCTCGGGCGGATTCCGCGGGTACGGCGGCCCGCGCCGGGGCGCCGACGTGACCGCCCGCACGACGATCGATTTCATCACCGCGACCCGCGGCGAGACGATCACGCTGCAGGGCGAGGACGGCAAGCCGTTCAAGGTGAAGATCCCCGCCGGCGTCGCGGACGGCCAGAAGATCCGCCTGCGCGGGCGGGGGCGTCCGTCCCCGGATGGCGGCGAGTCCGGTGACATCGTCGTTCAGGTGGCGGTGCGACCGCACCCGGTGTTCACCCGGGAGGGGCTCAACCTCCGGGTCACCGTGCCGGTGACCTTCACCGAGGCTGCGCTCGGCGCGACGATCGAGGTGCCCACCCTCGGCGGCGATCCCGTGAAGCTGCGCGTTGCGCCCGGCACGCCATCGGGCCGGGTGCTGCGTGTGAAAGGCCGCGGCGTGCAGACCGGGAAAGGCACCGGAGACCTCCTGGCCGAGGTGCAGGTCGCGGTGCCGTCGCATCTGGACGAGGCGGCCCGCGAGGCGCTTCAGCGGTTCCACGATCTGGAGCCGAAAGAGAACCCTCGCGCGGACCTGATGTCGAAGGCGCGCGGATAG